From Mixophyes fleayi isolate aMixFle1 unplaced genomic scaffold, aMixFle1.hap1 Scaffold_29, whole genome shotgun sequence, a single genomic window includes:
- the LOC142127202 gene encoding uncharacterized protein LOC142127202, which yields MAQERRSTRRTGGGLPLRVEYTSYEEELRQIMPREIVEGINVQDTDSPSFAQGVDSPGPQLSPIPTATPPPSVRDSATEEQAGPSSYQAPQVESLQMSPEPDEQTIITLETVDAPVSGFQDVAPGPAEAPAHQQPAPQSMDPAREMALSIGAFQQQQSVFMESQTRNISQIAAQLRRIHRTNSQIPAAINRLANAWEQSNLQMAQMTGAVEALNSSVREGNANLTRLAGQLQQELIARLPAPFSSATTSTASTPSRSAQSTPPRRGARTRGGRGRGESGARHSDMQAKRRR from the exons atggcccaggaaaggaggtccacaagacgcacgggtggtggtctccctcttcgcgttgaatataccagctatgaggaggagctgcggcagataatgccccgtgaaatagtggagggaattaatgtgcaagacacagattcgccctcgtttgcccaaggagttg attcacctggaccacagttgagtcccattcctacagctacacctccaccttcagtcagagattcggccacagaagagcaagcag ggccctcttcataccaggcacctcaggtggagtccctccaaatgtcccctgagccagatgagcaaaccataatcaccctggaaacagtggatgcccctgtgtctggtttccaggatgttgcacctggccctgctgaagccccagcacaccagcagccggcacctcagagtatggacccagcccgtgaaatggcgctgtctattggtgctttccagcagcagcaatcagtcttcatggagagccaaactcgcaacatttcccaaattgcggcccagttgaggcggatacaccgcacaaatagccaaattcctgctgcaatcaatcgtctggctaatgcctgggagcaatccaatctgcagatggcccaaatgactggggctgtggaggcattaaattcctccgttcgcgaggggaatgcgaacctgacccggctggcaggccaactgcagcaagaactcattgcccgcttgcctgcacccttttcctcggccaccacaagtaccgctagtacgccaagcagatcggcacagagtactcctccaaggagaggtgctcgcaccaggggtgggcgaggcagaggagagagtggggcaagacatagcgatatgcaagcaaaaaggcgtcgctag